The stretch of DNA GGTGTAGAGCATATCATGCGCATTAAAGTTGGTGAAAGAAAAGCCGTTCCCTTCCTCTGTATGCTCATTAAATGAGCGAACGGAATCATTCAGTCCGCCTGTTTCTCTAACAATCGGCAAAGCTCCGTATTTCATGGCAATCATTTGCCCAAGCCCGCAAGGCTCAAATTTTGAAGGCATTAAAAACAGATCAGACGCGGCATATACTTGATGAGCCAGCGCCTCATCAAAACCTATATACGCGCGGAATTTTTGGTGGTAATTCCACTCCATTTCCTTAAAAAACCATTCAAATTCATTCTCCCCCGTACCAAGGATGATAAACTGGATATCTTCTTCCATCATTTCATGAAACACTCGTTTCACTAAATCCAGCCCTTTTTGCTTTGTCAATCGCGAAACAATGGACATCATCGGTACATCGGCTCTTTTTTCCAGCCCAAACATCTCCTGCAGCCGAAGTTTATTCTTTATTTTTCCGCTCAGATTTTCATCGTCATAAGGAATGATTAACGGATCGGATGAGGGATCGTATGTTGCCTGATCAATGCCGTTTAAAATGCCGGCTAACGCATCCTGTCTCTCGCGCAGCACACCATCTAGCTGTTCGCCGTAATACGGAGTCAAAATTTCGTTTCGATAGGTAGGACTGACAGCCGTTATCTGATCAGCGGAGATTAATCCGCCCTTCATAAAGTTGATGCTTCCATAGAACTCCAGCTGCCGGCTGTTAAAATAGCGATCATGCAGATTTAATAAATCGGTTAGGACAGCCTTTGGAAAAATGCCCTGATATAACAAATTATGAATGGTGAACACCGTGCGAATCAATTCGTATCCGGGACGATTTTGATGCTCCACTCTCAGCATAAACGGGATCAT from Bacillus xiapuensis encodes:
- the glgA gene encoding glycogen synthase GlgA; the encoded protein is MKLLFIVSECVPFVKSGGLADVAGSLPKELKQLGADIRVMLPKYGAIPFEYRAQMEKIAEYSVPVGWRNQYCGIEKLEKDGLIYYFIDNEYYFKRDGLYGHYDDGERFSFYTRAALDSLPHLDFFPDIIHCHDWHTGMIPFMLRVEHQNRPGYELIRTVFTIHNLLYQGIFPKAVLTDLLNLHDRYFNSRQLEFYGSINFMKGGLISADQITAVSPTYRNEILTPYYGEQLDGVLRERQDALAGILNGIDQATYDPSSDPLIIPYDDENLSGKIKNKLRLQEMFGLEKRADVPMMSIVSRLTKQKGLDLVKRVFHEMMEEDIQFIILGTGENEFEWFFKEMEWNYHQKFRAYIGFDEALAHQVYAASDLFLMPSKFEPCGLGQMIAMKYGALPIVRETGGLNDSVRSFNEHTEEGNGFSFTNFNAHDMLYTFRRAVKTYKAAENWRRITGQAMTCDYSWTHSASHYYHLYSDLTSRRESHVF